Within the Thermodesulfobacteriota bacterium genome, the region CAATGTCGACCATATCGCCACGCTCCGGCAGGCCCGGGGCGTTTCCTACCCCGACCCGGCCGCCGCCGCCGTGCTGGTGGAACTGGCCGGCGCCGACGGCGTCGTGGCCCACCTGCGGGGAGACCGGCGGCACATCAACGATGACGATGTCAGAAAAATAAAAAAAATCGTCCTGACCCGGTTCATCCTGGAAATGGCGCCCACCGATGAGATGGTCGATACGGCCCTGGAGGTGACGCCGGATCTGGTGACCCTGGTTCCCGAAAGGCGGGAAGAGATCACCACCGAAGGCGGCCTGGATCTGTCTTCCAGCCTGGACAACACCGCCCGCATCGTCGAACGACTGCAGCGCGCCGGCATCCGGGTCAGCATTTTCATCGATCCGGACACCGAACAGATCCGCCGGGTCCGCGACACCGGAGCCGCCGTTATCGAAATCCATACCGGCGCCTTCTGCGAGGCCGCCGGTGTACAGGAAAAAGCCGCCCGGTTCGCGAAAATCCGGGAAGCCGCCCGGGTGGCCCATGACCTCGGCCTGGGGATCAATGCCGGCCACGGCCTCTGCTACCATACCATCAAATGGTTTGCCGGTCTGAAGGAGATCGACGAGTTCAGCATCGGCCACAGCATCGTCTCCCGGGCCGCCCTGGTCGGGATGGACCGGGCCGTCCGGGATATGGTCGGGCTGATCAGGGGGTTGTGACATGCTTCTGGTATCCGCCGAAGAAATGCGGGAGATGGACCGGCAGACCATCGATTCCTACGGGCTGCC harbors:
- a CDS encoding pyridoxine 5'-phosphate synthase — protein: MAGLAVNVDHIATLRQARGVSYPDPAAAAVLVELAGADGVVAHLRGDRRHINDDDVRKIKKIVLTRFILEMAPTDEMVDTALEVTPDLVTLVPERREEITTEGGLDLSSSLDNTARIVERLQRAGIRVSIFIDPDTEQIRRVRDTGAAVIEIHTGAFCEAAGVQEKAARFAKIREAARVAHDLGLGINAGHGLCYHTIKWFAGLKEIDEFSIGHSIVSRAALVGMDRAVRDMVGLIRGL